One Actinomadura viridis genomic region harbors:
- a CDS encoding ABC transporter ATP-binding protein, translated as MIEVVDLRVRSAARTLVDGVGFTVAEGRVLALVGASGSGKTTTGLALLGEHPPGTEVSGTIRVAGTWPAPPGTVGYIPQHPSSVLNPARRIGPVLRAIARLHGTRVPGALDAARLPADRAFLRRFPHQLSGGQQQRLVLAQALLTSPKVIVADEPTTGQDAITRGELVETLRGLGVTLVLLSHDLDVVRALADEIVVLRDGQITESGRTVLDAPRGDYARALVSAQPDPAAPLTARSLPEAPRLRICDLTAAYRGRTAVHQVSLDVAEGERLGVVGRSGSGKTTLARCVAGLHPWTGGGVAVDGVPLPSRPRRRTREHRTLVQYVFQDARASFDPWRPVDEQVARTAVRLRDAPPGQARAEALESLERMGLDASVARHRPHRLSGGELQRAALARALLARPRVLICDEITSGLDTLTQATILDLLAELDLTLVFISHDLGVVARIADRVAVVHEGRVVEHGPAGQVLRSPGHPLTKALLGDHPTRTGVTT; from the coding sequence ATGATCGAAGTCGTGGACCTCCGGGTCCGTTCCGCCGCCCGCACGCTCGTCGACGGGGTCGGCTTCACCGTTGCCGAGGGTCGGGTCCTGGCCCTGGTCGGGGCGTCCGGCAGCGGCAAGACCACCACCGGGCTCGCGCTGCTCGGCGAGCATCCCCCGGGCACCGAGGTCAGCGGGACGATCCGCGTCGCCGGAACCTGGCCCGCTCCACCCGGCACCGTCGGCTACATCCCGCAGCATCCCTCGTCCGTGCTCAACCCCGCCCGCAGGATCGGGCCGGTGCTCAGGGCGATCGCACGGCTGCACGGCACGCGCGTACCCGGCGCGCTCGACGCCGCGCGGCTGCCCGCGGACCGGGCGTTCCTCCGCCGTTTCCCGCACCAGCTGTCGGGCGGGCAGCAGCAGCGGCTCGTCCTGGCGCAGGCCCTGCTCACCTCCCCCAAGGTGATCGTGGCCGACGAGCCCACCACCGGCCAGGACGCCATCACCCGTGGCGAACTTGTGGAAACGCTGCGCGGGCTCGGGGTGACGCTCGTCCTCCTCAGCCACGACCTGGACGTCGTCCGCGCACTGGCCGACGAGATCGTCGTCCTGCGCGACGGCCAGATCACCGAATCGGGCCGCACCGTACTGGACGCGCCGCGTGGCGACTACGCCAGGGCCCTGGTGTCCGCCCAGCCCGATCCCGCCGCGCCCCTGACCGCCCGTTCGCTGCCGGAGGCTCCCCGACTGCGGATCTGCGACCTGACCGCCGCGTACCGGGGCCGGACCGCCGTTCACCAGGTCAGCCTCGACGTGGCCGAGGGGGAACGGCTCGGCGTCGTCGGCAGATCGGGCAGCGGGAAGACGACGCTGGCCCGCTGCGTGGCCGGGCTGCACCCCTGGACCGGCGGCGGTGTCGCCGTCGACGGCGTGCCGCTTCCCTCGCGGCCCCGGCGGCGCACCCGGGAGCACCGGACACTGGTGCAGTACGTCTTCCAGGACGCGCGGGCCTCGTTCGACCCGTGGCGGCCGGTGGACGAGCAGGTGGCGCGGACCGCCGTACGGCTGCGGGACGCCCCTCCCGGCCAGGCCCGTGCGGAGGCACTGGAGAGCCTGGAGCGCATGGGCCTGGACGCGTCGGTGGCGCGGCACCGGCCGCACCGCCTGTCCGGCGGCGAGCTCCAGCGCGCCGCCCTCGCCCGCGCCCTGCTCGCCCGGCCGCGGGTCCTCATCTGCGACGAGATCACCTCCGGCCTCGACACCCTCACCCAGGCCACCATCCTCGACCTGCTCGCCGAACTGGACCTCACCCTCGTCTTCATCAGCCACGACCTCGGGGTGGTCGCCCGGATCGCCGACCGCGTCGCCGTCGTCCACGAAGGACGCGTCGTGGAGCACGGCCCGGCCGGACAGGTCCTGCGCTCCCCCGGCCATCCCCTCACCAA